The proteins below come from a single Mustela nigripes isolate SB6536 chromosome 14, MUSNIG.SB6536, whole genome shotgun sequence genomic window:
- the LOC132001879 gene encoding uncharacterized protein LOC132001879: MEPGSVRWLSSRRGPARSPEPLRETWTSLLGRERHQDIRDRAQSSERRSGAQAGLPTRGPAGLVSEPARAETRCTGDNCRGSGPGPQSAPCTALFTAAGTQRRSRRHGHRMPGEPTLLPESVLGTPAFPQHEPGQDVCLRSPSARQRGFPPFSGHCSRGRQCRKAPGGHRNPKGISTSRGTAPSATDRLFRWQRSMDAGQQRVGVPQGRHPRVMVSGHATATDVPGGHPSQRTLKTNLTAGKTFRIGRETDQPILRSGEPSSAACLVHGPPGQPRSDRWEHTRHTRQAHEVARGLSHVSPKAKPPALDSHRARRHPTASSADASKHEALLSSLHTRPHPPTRTQALRSVQTDGPARSADDTERNLCDTSPCFPASRRLRSRMKTRRKKHHKSASLRLKQGDGEAGLRGPLSWRWARPGRVPLPQACSPQRPVCPAVRWGLGRGR; encoded by the exons ATGGAACCCGGCTCAGTCAGGTGGCTGTCCAGCCGGCGAGGCCCGGCACG GAGCCCTGAGCCGCTACGTGAGACGTGGACTAGCCTGCTGGGCCGGGAGCGGCACCAGGACATCCGGGACAGAGCGCAGTCTTCGGAGCGTCGCAGCGGAGCCCAGGCCGGACTGCCCACCCGTGGACCAGCGGGACTGGTGAGCGAGCCAGCCCGGGCGGAGACCCGCTGCACAGGGGACAACTGCCGCGGTTCTGGCCCAGGCCCGCAGTCCGCCCCGTGCACGGCACTGTTCACGGCCGCAGGGACGCAGCGCAGGAGCCGGCGGCACGGCCACCGGATGCCGGGGGAGCCCACCCTCCTGCCTGAGTCAGTTCTCGGCACCCCAGCCTTCCCACAGCACGAGCCGGGACAGGATGTCTGTCTGCGCAGCCCCAGCGCGCGGCAACGCGGCTTCCCACCGTTCTCGGGGCACTGCTCCCGGGGGCGTCAGTGCAGAAAGGCCCCTGGAGGACATCGAAACCCAAAGGGGATCTCAACCAGCCGTGGCACCGCACCCTCCGCGACGGACAGGCTCTTCAGGTGGCAGAGATCGATGGACGCCGGGCAACAGCGCGTGGGGGTTCCGCAGGGACGACACCCGCGAGTGATGGTGTCGGGACACGCGACGGCCACGGACGTCCCTGGTGGGCACCCGTCGCagagaacactgaaaacaaaccTAACCGCCGGGAAGACATTCCGGATCGGGAGAGAAACAGACCAACCGATCCTGCGCTCAGGAGAGCCGTCCTCGGCTGCGTGTCTGGTACACGGACCCCCTGGGCAGCCGAGATCGGACAGATGGGAGCACACGAGGCACACGAGGCAAGCACACGAGGTCGCACGTGGCCTGTCACACGTCAGCCCCAAAGCGAAGCCTCCCGCCCTGGACAGCCACCGCGCCCGGCGTCACCCCACAGCCTCGTCTGCAGACGCCAGCAAGCACGAGGCCCTCCTGTCCTCACTGCACACACGTCCACACCCCCCTACGCGCACACAAGCACTCAGATCTGTGCAGACGGACGGACCCGCGAGGTCAGCGGACGATACCGAGAGGAACCTCTGCGACACAAGCCCGTGCTTTCCCGCTTCACGACGTCTGCGTTCACGGATGAAAACTAGGAGGAAGAAGCACCACAAATCTGCCTCTTTAAGGCTGAAACAGGGCGACGGGGAGGCAGGGCTCCGGGGGCCTCTGAGCTGGAGGTGGGCGAGGCCGGGCAGGGTCCCGCTCCCGCAGGCCTGCTCGCCTCAGCGGCCCGTCTGCCCTGCAGTGcgctggggcctggggagggggaggtaa